A region of Beijerinckia sp. 28-YEA-48 DNA encodes the following proteins:
- a CDS encoding phosphopentomutase: MARAFILVLDSFGCGGAADAAAFGDAGADTLGHIAQACAQGRCDIDGIRQGELHLPVMSALGLGHIAQASTGQCPPGLNATTQPGGAWGYGVETSRGKDTPSGHWEIAGAPAAFAFGYFPPTDPAFPPELVADIIKRGHLPGILGDTHASGIAIIDELGEEHLRSGKPILYTSVDSVLQIAAHEEAFGRERLYDLCALVRELVNPLHIARVIARPFVGTAGHFHRTPHRRDYSIPPPLGNILDRAGEAGRAITSIGKIGDIFAHRNCGEIIKGDDDNALLDTTLAVIDRMPEGGLVFANYVDLDTDFGHRRNVAGYALGLEAFDRRLNALRARLRPGDLCILTADHGNDPTWPGTDHTREHVPILAFGPDVAPVSLGRRETFADIGASVARHLGLPPTATGKSWL, encoded by the coding sequence ATGGCCCGTGCTTTCATTCTCGTGCTCGATTCCTTTGGCTGCGGCGGTGCCGCCGATGCGGCCGCGTTTGGCGATGCCGGCGCCGACACGCTCGGGCATATCGCGCAGGCTTGTGCGCAGGGGCGTTGCGATATCGACGGCATCCGGCAGGGGGAGTTGCATCTGCCCGTGATGAGCGCTCTGGGCCTGGGTCACATAGCCCAAGCCTCGACCGGCCAGTGTCCCCCGGGCCTCAATGCAACAACGCAGCCTGGAGGCGCTTGGGGCTATGGCGTCGAAACCTCCAGGGGCAAGGATACGCCCTCCGGCCATTGGGAAATTGCCGGTGCGCCGGCTGCCTTCGCCTTCGGCTATTTTCCGCCCACCGATCCGGCCTTTCCGCCGGAGCTGGTCGCCGACATTATCAAGCGCGGACACCTGCCTGGCATTCTTGGCGATACCCACGCGTCGGGCATCGCCATCATCGACGAGTTGGGCGAGGAACATCTGCGCAGCGGCAAGCCGATCCTCTACACCTCGGTCGATTCCGTGTTGCAGATCGCCGCGCATGAAGAAGCGTTCGGGCGCGAGCGGCTCTATGATCTATGCGCCCTGGTGCGCGAACTGGTCAATCCACTGCACATTGCCCGCGTCATCGCGCGGCCCTTTGTTGGCACAGCGGGACATTTCCACCGCACGCCGCATCGCCGCGATTATTCGATTCCGCCACCGCTCGGCAATATTCTCGATCGCGCCGGCGAGGCAGGGCGCGCGATCACTTCGATCGGCAAGATCGGCGATATCTTCGCCCATCGCAACTGCGGCGAGATCATTAAGGGCGACGACGACAACGCGCTTCTGGATACGACGCTGGCCGTGATCGATCGCATGCCGGAGGGCGGCCTGGTCTTCGCCAATTATGTCGATCTCGATACGGATTTCGGCCATCGTCGCAATGTCGCTGGTTATGCCCTTGGCCTGGAGGCATTCGACCGGCGGTTAAACGCGCTGCGTGCTCGTCTACGCCCTGGCGATCTCTGCATTCTCACCGCCGATCACGGCAATGATCCGACCTGGCCCGGCACAGATCACACCCGCGAACATGTGCCGATCCTGGCTTTCGGGCCTGATGTCGCGCCGGTCTCGCTCGGCCGTCGCGAAACCTTCGCCGACATCGGCGCCAGCGTCGCCCGCCATCTTGGTTTGCCGCCGACAGCCACGGGGAAATCGTGGTTATAA
- a CDS encoding MarR family winged helix-turn-helix transcriptional regulator, whose translation MAKAATAKTNSSEHAQLGDVSEAVATALDLNVYVPHHLTVIANRWARGSSRIYLKRFGIGVNEWRIIAMIAVEPGVTAQRAGFVTSVDKGIVSRAVKEMEAQGLVTADQDQDDARKTSLTLTKKGYALHDRVVAVALERQNRLLHGLSQDEILQLARLLGRIRENLPAVNAPELERDTQASKAKRGK comes from the coding sequence ATGGCGAAGGCAGCAACCGCGAAGACCAATAGCAGCGAGCACGCTCAGCTCGGTGATGTCAGCGAAGCGGTTGCCACCGCGCTCGATCTTAACGTCTATGTTCCGCATCACCTGACAGTGATCGCGAACCGTTGGGCGCGCGGCTCGTCGCGTATTTATCTGAAGCGGTTCGGCATCGGCGTGAACGAGTGGCGGATTATTGCCATGATCGCCGTCGAGCCAGGTGTGACTGCGCAGCGGGCCGGTTTTGTCACCTCCGTCGACAAAGGCATCGTCAGCCGCGCGGTCAAGGAAATGGAAGCGCAGGGCCTGGTAACCGCCGACCAGGATCAGGACGACGCCCGCAAAACCTCGCTGACGCTGACCAAGAAAGGCTACGCCTTGCACGACCGGGTGGTTGCTGTCGCGCTGGAACGTCAGAACCGCCTGCTCCATGGCCTTTCCCAAGACGAGATCCTGCAACTCGCGCGTCTTCTTGGGCGCATTCGCGAGAATCTGCCCGCCGTCAACGCGCCCGAACTGGAGCGCGACACGCAGGCCTCCAAGGCAAAGCGGGGCAAATAG
- a CDS encoding ABC transporter substrate-binding protein: protein MSSYTRRAVVGATAGIALFSFAPAQAQEPFKIGVILPLSGPFASTGRQIDAAIKLYVAQKGSTVAGRKIEVILKDDAGSADGAKRIAQELIVNDKVSALVGMGLTPIAFAVAPIATKAQVPLVVMAAATSAIIKSSPLVLRTSYTTPQVTTPIAAWAAKEGVKKPMTIVSDYGPGVDAENAFKASFEQSGGKVLSALRVPLMNPDFSPFLQRVADEGADAVYAFMPSGAGAVFMKQFSERGLDKKGIRLIVEGGVTDDDILNQMGDAALGAISGYHYSAAHDSPVNKAYVDAFKKANPGMRPNFMAVGGWDGMDVLYRALAKTEGKGTGAQLVEAAKGLSFESPRGPISIDPQTREIIQNVYMRKVERQADGELYNVEFTTIPNAKDPSN, encoded by the coding sequence ATGAGTTCGTATACAAGGCGCGCCGTGGTTGGCGCGACAGCCGGTATTGCACTGTTCAGCTTCGCGCCCGCGCAAGCGCAGGAACCATTCAAGATCGGCGTCATCCTGCCGCTGAGCGGGCCGTTCGCTTCGACCGGCCGCCAGATCGACGCCGCCATCAAGCTCTATGTGGCCCAGAAGGGCAGCACGGTCGCTGGCCGCAAGATCGAAGTGATCCTCAAGGACGACGCCGGCTCGGCCGATGGCGCCAAGCGCATCGCGCAGGAGCTGATCGTCAACGATAAAGTCAGTGCGCTCGTCGGCATGGGCCTCACGCCGATCGCCTTCGCCGTGGCGCCGATCGCCACCAAGGCGCAAGTGCCGCTCGTCGTCATGGCCGCGGCCACGTCGGCGATCATCAAATCCTCCCCGCTGGTGCTGCGCACGAGCTATACGACGCCGCAAGTGACGACCCCGATCGCCGCCTGGGCCGCGAAGGAAGGCGTCAAGAAGCCGATGACCATCGTCAGCGACTATGGTCCTGGTGTCGATGCCGAGAATGCCTTCAAGGCGAGCTTCGAGCAGAGTGGCGGCAAAGTGCTCTCCGCGCTGCGTGTTCCCCTGATGAACCCCGACTTCTCGCCGTTCTTGCAGCGCGTCGCCGACGAGGGCGCCGACGCCGTCTATGCCTTCATGCCGTCAGGCGCTGGCGCTGTGTTCATGAAGCAGTTCAGCGAGCGCGGCCTGGACAAGAAAGGCATCCGCCTGATCGTCGAAGGTGGCGTCACCGACGACGACATCTTGAACCAGATGGGCGATGCGGCGCTCGGCGCGATCAGCGGCTATCACTATTCGGCGGCGCATGATTCACCGGTGAACAAGGCTTACGTCGACGCCTTCAAGAAAGCCAACCCCGGCATGCGGCCGAACTTCATGGCCGTCGGCGGCTGGGACGGCATGGACGTGCTCTATCGCGCGCTCGCCAAGACCGAGGGCAAAGGCACTGGCGCGCAACTGGTGGAAGCCGCCAAGGGCCTGTCGTTTGAGAGCCCGCGCGGACCGATCTCGATCGACCCGCAGACGCGTGAAATCATCCAGAACGTCTATATGCGCAAGGTTGAGCGCCAGGCCGACGGTGAACTCTACAATGTGGAATTCACCACGATCCCGAACGCCAAGGATCCGTCGAACTAA
- a CDS encoding ABC transporter ATP-binding protein, whose amino-acid sequence MNASAPLLEVRDLSVDFHQGGTTMHAVDGVSFTLNEGKTLAIVGESGSGKSVTAMSIVRLLGATSATFPGGEVRFRGNDLLKATEDELRKIRGAEITMVFQEPMTSLNPLHTIEAQIVEILQLHGARGKDAIRKRVVELLTEVGIPEPTSRLGAYPHQLSGGQRQRVMIAMSLANRPSLLIADEPTTALDVTVQAQILKLLKELQSRHGMAMLFITHDLGIVRRIADDVCVMQKGKVVESGSVAEVFERPQHAYTKMLLAAEPKGAPPQRSTTAPVVLKGDDIKVWFPIKRGFLRRTIGHVKAVDGISLEVREGQTLGVVGESGSGKTTLGLALLRLIRSEGPIAFLGQRIDGFGNAEMRPLRRNMQVVFQDPYGSLSPRMSVGDIVAEGLTIQHPKMKADERRAIVARALADTGLDPATMDRYPHEFSGGQRQRVAIARAMALEPQFVVLDEPTSALDMSVQAQIVELLRELQTRRKLAYMFISHDLKVVRALASDIIVMRHGKVVEQGPAADVFSAPQSEYTRTLFAAAFHHATGAVTQIATHL is encoded by the coding sequence ATGAATGCTTCCGCGCCATTGCTCGAGGTCCGCGACCTCAGCGTCGATTTCCATCAGGGCGGCACGACCATGCACGCCGTCGACGGCGTGTCGTTCACGCTCAACGAAGGCAAGACGCTCGCCATCGTCGGCGAATCCGGCTCCGGCAAATCGGTCACCGCCATGTCGATCGTGCGCCTTCTCGGCGCCACATCGGCGACCTTCCCGGGCGGCGAAGTCCGCTTCCGTGGCAACGACCTTCTGAAAGCCACCGAAGACGAGTTACGTAAGATTCGCGGCGCTGAAATCACCATGGTGTTTCAGGAGCCGATGACCTCGCTCAATCCGTTGCATACGATTGAAGCGCAGATCGTCGAAATCCTGCAGTTGCACGGGGCGCGCGGCAAGGACGCGATCCGCAAGCGTGTCGTCGAACTGCTGACCGAGGTTGGCATTCCCGAGCCGACTTCGCGCCTGGGCGCCTATCCGCACCAGCTTTCCGGCGGCCAGCGCCAGCGCGTGATGATCGCCATGTCGCTGGCCAATCGTCCCTCCTTGCTGATCGCCGATGAGCCGACCACGGCGCTCGACGTCACCGTGCAGGCGCAGATCCTCAAATTGCTGAAGGAGCTGCAAAGCCGCCACGGCATGGCGATGTTGTTCATCACCCATGATCTGGGCATCGTGCGCCGTATCGCCGATGACGTCTGCGTCATGCAAAAGGGCAAGGTGGTGGAAAGCGGCTCGGTCGCCGAAGTCTTCGAGCGGCCGCAACATGCCTATACAAAAATGCTGCTCGCCGCCGAGCCGAAGGGCGCGCCGCCGCAGCGCTCGACCACCGCGCCCGTCGTGCTGAAGGGCGATGACATCAAGGTCTGGTTCCCGATCAAGCGCGGCTTTCTGCGCCGGACCATCGGCCATGTGAAGGCAGTGGACGGCATTTCGCTGGAAGTGCGCGAGGGCCAGACCCTGGGCGTCGTCGGCGAATCCGGCTCGGGCAAGACGACGCTTGGGTTGGCTCTGCTACGCCTCATCCGCTCCGAAGGGCCGATTGCTTTTCTCGGCCAGCGCATTGATGGCTTCGGCAATGCCGAAATGCGGCCGTTGCGGCGAAACATGCAGGTGGTGTTCCAGGATCCCTATGGCTCGCTGTCACCGCGCATGTCGGTGGGAGACATCGTCGCTGAAGGCTTGACCATCCAGCATCCGAAGATGAAGGCCGACGAGCGGCGCGCCATCGTTGCGCGCGCATTGGCCGATACCGGGCTCGATCCGGCGACCATGGACCGCTATCCGCATGAATTCTCCGGTGGCCAGCGCCAGCGCGTTGCCATCGCCCGGGCCATGGCGCTGGAGCCGCAATTCGTCGTACTCGACGAGCCGACTTCGGCGCTCGACATGTCGGTGCAGGCGCAGATCGTCGAGCTGCTGCGCGAACTGCAGACCCGTCGCAAATTGGCCTATATGTTCATCAGCCACGATCTGAAAGTGGTGCGGGCGCTCGCCTCCGACATCATTGTCATGCGTCATGGCAAGGTGGTGGAACAGGGGCCGGCGGCGGATGTTTTTTCCGCGCCGCAGAGCGAGTATACGCGCACGCTCTTTGCCGCTGCTTTCCATCATGCGACAGGCGCCGTCACGCAAATCGCCACGCACCTCTGA
- a CDS encoding ABC transporter permease, with protein MNEASTLATLPRQTETVAVRRWSLSPINRRRLDNFRTNRRGYWSFWIFLVLFVLSLFAEFIANDRPILMSYKGELLTPVFVDYPEEKFGGFLAQTDYRDPVIADEINKNGWMIWPPVRFSYNTRNLDLPQGTPDAKLGAPAAPTWLLSDADCRTVRNGAERGIKGCRDLEWNWFGTDDQGRDVLSRLIYGFRISILFGLALALVSSVIGIAAGAVQGYFGGWVDLIFQRFIEVWSSLPHLYLLIIVSSFIVPSFFILLGILLLFSWVSLVHVVRAEFLRARNFEYVNAARALGLSNLKIMYRHVLPNAMVATLTFLPFVLNSSITTLTSLDFLGFGLPPGSPSLGEVLLQGKSHLQAPWLGLTGFAVIALMLSLLIFIGEAVRDAFDPRKTFA; from the coding sequence ATGAACGAGGCCTCCACTCTCGCCACTCTGCCGCGCCAGACGGAGACGGTTGCGGTGCGTCGCTGGTCGCTATCGCCGATCAACCGCCGCCGCCTCGACAATTTTCGCACCAATCGCCGCGGCTATTGGTCGTTCTGGATCTTCCTCGTTCTGTTCGTTCTGTCGCTCTTCGCCGAATTCATCGCCAACGACCGGCCGATTCTGATGTCCTACAAGGGCGAACTGCTCACGCCGGTCTTCGTCGATTATCCGGAAGAGAAGTTCGGTGGCTTTCTGGCTCAGACCGATTATCGCGATCCGGTCATCGCCGACGAAATCAATAAGAACGGCTGGATGATCTGGCCGCCGGTGCGTTTCTCCTACAACACGCGCAACCTCGATCTGCCCCAGGGCACGCCGGACGCTAAGCTCGGCGCGCCAGCCGCGCCGACATGGCTGCTGAGCGACGCTGATTGCCGCACGGTCCGCAATGGTGCCGAGCGCGGCATCAAAGGTTGCCGCGATCTCGAATGGAACTGGTTCGGCACCGACGATCAGGGCCGCGATGTGCTGTCGCGCCTGATTTATGGCTTCCGCATTTCGATTCTGTTCGGGCTGGCCTTGGCACTGGTGTCCTCGGTCATCGGCATCGCCGCCGGCGCGGTGCAGGGCTATTTCGGCGGCTGGGTCGATCTCATCTTCCAGCGCTTCATCGAAGTATGGTCCTCGCTGCCGCATCTCTATCTGCTGATCATCGTCTCGTCCTTCATCGTGCCGAGCTTCTTCATTCTGCTTGGCATTCTTCTGCTGTTCTCCTGGGTGTCGCTTGTTCATGTGGTGCGGGCGGAATTCCTGCGCGCCCGCAATTTCGAATATGTCAATGCGGCGCGCGCGCTGGGTCTCTCCAATCTCAAGATCATGTATCGCCACGTTCTGCCCAATGCGATGGTGGCGACGCTGACCTTTCTGCCCTTCGTGCTCAACTCCTCCATCACCACGCTGACCTCGCTCGACTTCCTCGGCTTTGGTCTGCCGCCCGGTTCGCCGTCGCTCGGCGAAGTGCTGCTGCAAGGCAAATCGCATTTGCAGGCGCCCTGGCTCGGTCTCACCGGCTTTGCCGTGATCGCGCTGATGTTGTCCCTGTTGATTTTCATCGGCGAAGCGGTGCGCGATGCCTTCGACCCGAGAAAGACCTTCGCATGA
- a CDS encoding microcin C ABC transporter permease YejB, with protein sequence MLAYIARRLLLMIPTLFGILLISFLIVQFAPGGPVERIMAQLQGLDSGATGRFSGGGGDMASQMQSSDTGYRGAQGLDAKLIEDLNRQFGFDKPAYERFFKMVKDFMLFDFGKSFFRDTPVLQLIKEKLPVSMSLGIWMTLLSYAISIPLGIRKAVRDGSTFDIWTSAVVIIGYAIPSFLFAVLLVVLFAGGSFWQIFPLRGLTSENFDQLSLLGKAADYFWHLALPVTAMAIGAFATSTFLTKNSFLDEIRKQYVLTARMKGLSETQVLYGHVFRNAMLIVIAGFPAAFVSAFFAGSLLIENIFTLDGLGLLSFESIVNRDYPVVFANLFIFSLLGLVVNLLSDLIYTWIDPRIDFETRQV encoded by the coding sequence ATGCTTGCTTATATCGCGCGCCGCCTTCTTCTGATGATCCCGACCTTGTTCGGCATCCTGCTTATTTCATTCCTCATCGTGCAGTTCGCGCCAGGTGGTCCTGTCGAGCGCATCATGGCGCAATTGCAGGGGCTCGATTCAGGCGCCACCGGCCGGTTCAGTGGCGGTGGCGGCGATATGGCGTCACAGATGCAAAGCTCCGACACGGGCTATCGCGGCGCGCAGGGACTCGACGCCAAGCTGATCGAAGACCTCAATCGTCAATTCGGCTTCGACAAGCCGGCGTATGAACGTTTCTTCAAAATGGTGAAGGACTTCATGCTGTTTGATTTCGGCAAGAGCTTCTTCCGCGATACGCCGGTGTTGCAGCTGATCAAGGAAAAGCTGCCGGTCTCCATGTCGCTGGGCATCTGGATGACGTTGCTCTCCTATGCGATCTCGATACCGCTGGGCATCCGCAAGGCGGTGCGTGATGGCTCGACGTTCGACATCTGGACGTCGGCGGTGGTGATCATCGGTTATGCCATCCCGAGCTTCCTCTTCGCCGTTCTCCTGGTCGTGCTGTTTGCCGGCGGCTCGTTCTGGCAGATCTTTCCGTTGCGTGGCCTGACGTCGGAAAATTTTGACCAGCTCTCCCTGCTGGGCAAGGCCGCCGATTATTTCTGGCATCTGGCTCTGCCGGTCACCGCCATGGCCATCGGTGCTTTCGCCACCTCGACCTTCCTCACCAAGAATTCCTTCCTCGACGAAATCCGCAAGCAATATGTGCTGACCGCGCGGATGAAAGGCCTGAGCGAAACCCAGGTGCTTTACGGCCATGTGTTCCGCAATGCCATGCTGATCGTCATCGCCGGATTCCCCGCCGCCTTCGTCAGCGCCTTTTTCGCCGGCTCGCTGCTCATCGAGAATATTTTCACGCTCGATGGTCTTGGGCTCCTGTCTTTTGAATCGATCGTCAACCGCGACTATCCGGTGGTCTTTGCCAATCTGTTCATCTTCTCGCTGCTGGGCCTGGTGGTGAACCTGCTGTCGGACCTCATCTATACGTGGATCGATCCGCGTATTGATTTTGAAACGCGGCAGGTCTGA